In the genome of Parasteatoda tepidariorum isolate YZ-2023 chromosome 10, CAS_Ptep_4.0, whole genome shotgun sequence, the window agaaacgggcgtaaatcgaaacaatcagtactttcccacatcaccgagtgaattcaacttgaccctgaactcagaacaaaagtacccttaccccctacgtcaaaaagagtgttagaagtaaaataaattaaaaagtaaaacatttcataaggatctgatattctctatccgaattggagcactaGGGTTTCGGTTTCAAGGGTGCGCACATGCGCAAGTCATAATGTGGGTATGACATGAAGTTCGTGTGAATGATTACGTACGATtgtgaaatgcatgggatccaccagatatcactgaagggaagaaaaaaattttcggaaaaaaagcactttttaaaaacgccagctgaaaaaagcacctttaaaagcttttaaaaacaaaatccacaaaaaagcacctttaggTACTTTTTACAAATGCTATGCAACCtgattgaatttatctgacattgcgaatttaaaataattaaatatttaaatgtgcacaataaactattttttttccaaatagagcaataagttagaaattatcactgatattatttttaaaatatgtgaaaaactcAATCGCTTATAGTAAAATGTAAAGCAATGACTAAcgtttaaccaatcagaaaattctgtTTCGTTTTTTGCTCATccctatttaattaatgaattaatatttgagaaaactgtattaacatcaagtgtcatccactaaaagtttaaaaaaatgtatttgagcaagagtgaatgaataaaagtattttataaacgaTTGAAAATCTGAACAAGATATATGGAGAGTGCGAACttatagtaggaattgaaaaaagttcatttgaCAACCATAATCATGCAAAATAGTCAAGGGTCAGGCAGGGGATTCTTTCTTAGTCATAACCGACTAACTTCTACcaacaaaatctattttctaaGTAACTTTggagaagttttaaaatacttacaacTTTAAGATTTAGTACATCTGTTCAACagaacacattttaataaaaaaaattattcaaaaaatataaattagttatttaatagaTAAAGATACTGCATTCATATTCTTGCAGAAAACATAATCTCTTTTCTGTCACTGAATCATTTGTATCAGcataataattactgtaaataattattataaaatgtaaaaaattacaaaaaataaattactttagagAACTTAAATAGGGATTTCGCCAACATCATcaacaattttctaaaatatatacaatctTGGAGAAGTCTTCACAATCTTAATAGGGAGTTTTGTTTTGTATGCCTAACcccacaaaaaaatattttgagaggtcattttacttttcaattaatctaaatattttcttaaaagatatttaagactagtttctaagaaatcaaaaatgaaaagaaaaaaaaattaggggagagcggaattgtttaaaaattgagatttattcACAATGTTATAGTTTGGCCCTTTTCCCGAAATGAATTTAAGCAGCTATCTTGAATGAGAGAATGATCCTAGGGAAGAGCAATTTTTGATTAATGCTTGATAATTGGCACTGCCACAAgtacttttttatgcattattttacactgatttgaataaagaaaaaaccaaGAAACTAGATATAGTAACTTGAACTTAGTTAAATCAAGATGACAGCTAAATCATATTTAAGGAGAAACCAatttttgatatcaaaattGGGTCTAAGCTACATCTTGCAAAAGCTTTCaccttattattttcataattacctCCTTAGAAACctgtttaaatgtaaaatcttgtcgataaatcaaaaattgtgtATGAATGTAAGGATAATAAGGTCTCAGAACATAACTTTTCAAGCACTGAGACTTTTAAATAATCTGGTATTCAGCAAAAGAACCAAACTTCAAaacgaaagttaaaaattgtttcctaTTTTCCTAAATGGTGTGTTCTAAATAACATAAGATTATATTTAAGAGTTAGTATGTCAATATAAAATCAaagaattaaaggaaaatttaatctagatttaaaaattttaatttataaaaaatcaaaatcaaacacTTACCAATGGCAAATCATTCATTGAGTACACAACCACTCCTTGATACCTTAAAGTGCTTTCAGATATTCTAGCGAGgccagtttttaaaacattgtgaCCATATAGAAATTGTTGTTCAGCATTAGGTTTGagccatattttattctaaaataaagaaaataaaaatatttaatttgtgataACTGCTTACAgctaaatttaatgcaaattgtTCTACACatgttctaaaatgaaaaataatttaaaaaataaataaaaaggaaagcaGGAGAACGAAACATACAGTCTACTGCATGTGCTAGCCaggaattttttgatatttagaatattgaatttaattttaaagttcattaaCAGAAGATGCTGCTGAGTgatctaaattattaaacaattatggTCTGACACACTgcagaaaatattgatttatagtttttgaagtcagcagcaccatctgttgactaactttgtaactaattttaaatctttgcaagaaaaaaataactggtTATCTAGTACAGGAAGATTATAATACAACAATGGACAACTACAgtcaattattttaacagtCTTAACACattcagaataataaatattttctgtatagaaataatttttaaccttatttaaaaataaccaaaattagcTGTATTATTGGTATGGggtaaagggaaaaatattttaatagaaatgtttaaggaaaaaaaaaaaaaaattggatattaagatacttagtaaattttttttagctcaaGTACTTCTAACAGAtattaacaaaacttaatttttaataacttatttttataacttaatttttaaaacaaaacttaaatgctaaaaaataatattttccagaaaaaaattatccataaaacatttaaagagaTAGTGTTTatgacaaacattttaaaaaatgtagtgcTATCATAAACACGTCTACAAAAAACAAAgattatatacaataaaaatttatcctaattttatgaaactttttttttaaagctaatcatagaagtttttcaattaatgtatattaataataaaataaaaagttaaaaaaaaaaacaaatgagaaaaaaaatttgttcttggTTTTGGAATATAACTTTAACGTTGAGAATCACAGTATTCTATGTTGctagttaaaatgttttgacgATAAATGTTAGTCGATAATAGcagtactgaaaaataagaCTTCCATTGCTCTCTCTTGANatttttaaaatataatgtgttGAAAGAACGATGAAATTGACTtgcctgatttttttttttttttttaaaaaaagcattaaaaaacttATGGCTCAGCATAAAGTCatctaatttcaattttgctttttcctgtgtctttcagaacataaattaataagttttagaacttaaaaaatatgtgtgaaAAGTATTTCTCATaaagtgcagaaaaaaatgtgattttagattattatttattaaatctattaatatttcccataaaaaaacatagtgaaaaataattttctaaatactaCTTGGCCAAAAATTCGGCAAAACGGTCGAATACTGAATAGTGGCCGAATATTCGTTACATCTCTATCTCAAACCcataaatttactaataatgTTCATAGGATATCAAAACCAAAAAACAGCCTTTAGACACTTAGAGGATGAAGGTGGCACATTTTCATTCAGCACATGTGACGTCATAATTAATCAGGGATCGTTTTTTGTTGAATCACTTACGGAGGcttttttgagtaatttaaatatgtaataattaaataaataaacatctggttaaaaaaaaacaatcagatTTTTTGATTCAGGAGAGAATTTCCAATAAgttatgattgaaaataaaataatcaaagagaTGCTGTAATTGTCCattaaaaacatgtaattaatgtaattattattaaaatagtttagattCTGTAAACATAGTTGTGTTATATTTTTAgcatatcaaataataataaagttatagCGCCAGCTTCAAATGGATGATTACCAGCTTGTACACAATGTTGACCACAATCATGTCATTGGTGATAAAATTGTGGAGTATAATTAACCACCATTAATTTAAACGGCGcggaaaaagataaaatgaagaaattacaatgaaaattacCTTTGCATAAGGAGCAATAAAATCTAAAGCAGTGATTTGAATCTTGAACTGCATGGCTTTGTTAAATTTCCCAAAACAGGTTCCAAAGCTAACAAGATCATCTCTTGGTACATTACAGGCCAATTTCATGTtcttttcactgtaaaaaataaactaaagctattaataaatagtaagaAAATCATCACGTAAAAAAACGTCCAATTGATAAGTTAAGACATAATTTGACAAATTTCATATACTTGGACTTGGTGCATGTATGGAACTAAAATTTTGGACTTTAGAATGACATAGCAAATTGTAAATACAAGTAATACTGTCATGTATGACTATGTCAAATAAAGGTAGTTAATAAGGTAGAAAATTTACcgagtattaatttaaattgctttttgttCAGTACTGGTTGCGTACTTGAACtgtacaatttataattaatattgtacAGTGAAACCTGAGTAAGTCTTTAGTGGTAAACTTAGGTCATCAATTAAAAGAGTAAGAtaagtaattgttttttctgtcttgataattgtttaaattttacttgtacagtgtgcaaaaaaaggATCACCcacaataacttttgatccaatgatcagATCgccacattctaggactcagtCTTAATGTTTCAAGAGGGTAACCTCAaagatgctaattaattagtgcagacgatattttaagccacgaaatcagacaaaaaaatttattttctctgaataaacatacctctttTTCCCATGATGATTTCGGATTTTTGACACTCAATGGGGGTAgtcgcaatttgggaaatatagGTCCCAATAGTTCGGTCAGCAGAGCTCtcaaaagtttgaaccccttaatgttaatttaattttttgcgtatttcaccatatctcgagaacttttaagcgaattgaaatttttttgaacacaactataaaattcatttatccaaagataactccatggaaaaaataacttttagtatatatttattattacttaataatagtcaattttttttaggtatACTATGTTTTACATCATTCTAAAGAATGTAATGCatgataaattacaaaattttaatgaaattgatcAAATAGTTCATgagatattgaatttaaaaaaagttgtatactaaaatttgaattctcaagaactatttgctattcaactgattttgcACAAACTTTGAATtagtcatgtaaaattacattcttttaaatgatgtaaaatattgtacaaattacaattcaaaatttttgacacacattaactaaagtaataaatatttaataaagttattttttgcatgaaattatattttgataaacagatgttataactgtgtgcaaaatttttttcaatttgcttaaaattttttctagagatggtgaaaaatgcaaaattaacattaagaggtccaaactttggaatGCTCTACTGACGAAACTACTGTAACCATATTTCTAAGTTTGCAGCTAGGCCCATATTTTAGGATCAGAAATCTTTTATGTTTAtgcagagaaagtacgtttttttgtgtctgatttcattacTCAAAATATCCTCTGCATTAATTTATTAGcaaatttgaggtcaccctctcgaacCACTAAGATTAAGTTCTAGAACGGACGACTGATTTGATCAtcagatgaaaagttatttagagagattagtttatttttttttgtacactgTAGATGATATCAATGCATttgttatacaattttaatcaaaataaatacaagcaTAATTCGATTTTTGAATCAGATTTATGTTTTGATTTGTGTGTTGCAATGTTATATGCAGTCAcacatgcatatttatattaaatagatCTCTACATAgcacatatttttcattcaaaaattctaaTCGTAACAATGTAATTCAAATATGGAAAAAGaactttatacttaaaaattattaattactgttacaaatcaatttaaatcctttttgaATGAACTTCTTGTTACctcaatacattaaaacatatattaaataacttttgaacaagAAATGGGTGAAAATTAGCGAACTAAACTAAGTGGTGCAACGGCCTATTATGGGCTAAGGCCTAGTTTTATATCCATCCCAGTTTCCTTAAGCTAGGGCTCTGAGACACATGCTTACATGTTCCAGTTGGGTGGTCAGCTGACTGCAGAACCTCCAGTGTTTAGTCCCCAACCATGAGTGGTACTAATTTTATCAACTCAATGAAATGTTGAGAGAAATCAAATTTGCTTGGTCCGAGGACAGAACCCTGGACCAGTGGCATGACAGTGCGATCACTTAACCACTGAGCCTGAAAACTAGCAATTGacagtacataaaaaaaacttatatagcCTATGATGCAATTCTAAGTTTAGTTGGAAAGTA includes:
- the LOC107456625 gene encoding 60S ribosome subunit biogenesis protein NIP7 homolog isoform X1; its protein translation is MRPLTDDETRTLFEKLAKYIGENVKMLIDRPDGIYCFRLHGNRVFYISEKNMKLACNVPRDDLVSFGTCFGKFNKAMQFKIQITALDFIAPYAKNKIWLKPNAEQQFLYGHNVLKTGLARISESTLRYQGVVVYSMNDLPLGFGVAAKSAEDTRKTDPLGVIVYHQADIGEYLRNEEHLS
- the LOC107456625 gene encoding 60S ribosome subunit biogenesis protein NIP7 homolog isoform X2 — encoded protein: MLIDRPDGIYCFRLHGNRVFYISEKNMKLACNVPRDDLVSFGTCFGKFNKAMQFKIQITALDFIAPYAKNKIWLKPNAEQQFLYGHNVLKTGLARISESTLRYQGVVVYSMNDLPLGFGVAAKSAEDTRKTDPLGVIVYHQADIGEYLRNEEHLS